The Nitrospira sp. KM1 genome includes a window with the following:
- a CDS encoding TetR/AcrR family transcriptional regulator has translation MTPSNSRRRPSSQERQAGLIAAAASLFAAKGFNGTTTKEIAKSAGVSEALVFKYFPTKRALYAAILAEKVTINELLEAVEESAKKRDDRRVFTLIAAFRIRPHTDSTFLRLLLFSALEGDELSDMFFGKHHRVFYERLAAYIDTRIGERAFRTVDPLLAARAFVGMVVHHRLLHEIFGVPMHRSHEETVTTIVDIFLAGLRRPGRRRT, from the coding sequence ATGACGCCATCGAACTCGCGACGACGTCCATCAAGTCAAGAACGTCAGGCCGGTCTCATTGCGGCCGCAGCATCGCTCTTTGCTGCGAAGGGCTTTAATGGGACGACCACGAAGGAAATCGCGAAGTCAGCGGGAGTAAGCGAGGCACTGGTCTTCAAATACTTCCCGACAAAACGGGCGTTGTACGCGGCCATTTTAGCTGAAAAAGTCACGATCAACGAGTTGCTTGAGGCGGTGGAGGAATCCGCCAAGAAAAGGGATGACCGCCGGGTCTTCACGCTCATCGCCGCCTTCCGGATTCGTCCGCATACGGATTCCACCTTCTTGCGGCTGCTGCTGTTCAGTGCGCTCGAAGGGGACGAGCTTTCAGACATGTTTTTCGGCAAACATCATCGGGTGTTTTACGAACGGCTGGCCGCCTACATCGACACGCGGATCGGTGAACGTGCGTTCCGGACGGTGGATCCCCTCCTCGCCGCGCGGGCGTTTGTCGGTATGGTCGTTCATCATCGTCTCTTGCACGAAATCTTCGGCGTGCCCATGCACCGCTCGCACGAGGAAACGGTGACCACGATCGTGGATATTTTCCTGGCCGGCCTTCGTCGCCCCGGCCGGAGGCGGACGTGA
- a CDS encoding PilZ domain-containing protein, giving the protein MKTARGSAVRVSRDVPRFRNRRQHTRAHADCRLMYSAEAGCRDVLMGDGTATDLSHHGLGVHGTVPVRRGTEVTLFLYLPDGQDPLLIMESRVTWTSGHRFGVEITKMNLRERNRLHYFLSLNPKASA; this is encoded by the coding sequence ATGAAAACCGCCCGAGGCTCGGCCGTCCGCGTCAGCCGAGATGTCCCACGCTTCCGTAACCGGCGACAACACACCCGCGCACATGCCGATTGTAGACTCATGTACTCTGCAGAAGCGGGATGCCGGGACGTCCTGATGGGTGACGGCACGGCCACGGACCTCTCGCATCATGGCTTGGGAGTTCACGGCACCGTGCCGGTACGCCGCGGGACGGAGGTGACTCTGTTTCTGTATCTGCCCGATGGCCAGGATCCTCTGTTGATTATGGAGTCCCGCGTGACATGGACGTCAGGTCATCGTTTTGGAGTCGAGATCACTAAAATGAATCTCCGCGAAAGGAATAGACTCCACTATTTTTTGTCTTTGAACCCGAAGGCATCGGCCTAG
- a CDS encoding PilZ domain-containing protein: MKSHQCDKTAKSEIRPNRRLTERVPTEVALMYSGMAAGDMLIGDGLVTDMSDRGIGIRGNRLVNPNMNLSLYIDLPGADEPVCIAQTKVAWVSGRQFGVEMISWDLEAQNQLRFHVWNCATRARHTGY, encoded by the coding sequence ATGAAATCTCATCAATGTGACAAGACGGCGAAGTCGGAAATCCGCCCGAACCGGAGGCTGACGGAGCGTGTACCAACCGAGGTCGCCCTCATGTATTCAGGCATGGCGGCGGGAGACATGCTGATCGGTGATGGACTGGTTACCGATATGTCGGACCGGGGGATCGGAATACGTGGAAATCGCCTGGTCAATCCGAACATGAACCTTTCGCTCTATATCGACTTGCCGGGCGCCGATGAGCCCGTCTGCATCGCCCAGACCAAGGTGGCATGGGTTTCCGGGCGTCAGTTCGGCGTCGAGATGATCTCGTGGGACCTCGAAGCCCAGAATCAATTGCGCTTTCATGTTTGGAATTGCGCGACCCGCGCCCGGCACACAGGGTACTAA
- a CDS encoding efflux RND transporter periplasmic adaptor subunit: protein MRSVRRHPIVTLGVIIFFAVTALVVFRLSSGAKVDSKKTRLISVGTVTPLKRDLDIRLAYTADITPNQVVNIFSRVDGYIAKLYVDKGDFVKANQLLIEIDHTDYRHAVNQAKANLAAARAKVTQQDASVRNAKLTLDRMQALIKEQFVSQQDLDTALVNFDGAVAALESLRAQVKQMEVALAQAETNLAYSYIRAPFAGYIAERNLDLGAYVTGAATSTSTTSRGILNLHDVEIVRTLIEVVEKDVPLVRTGQKAEVRAEAYPHRVFEGTVTRIVQALNRATRTMTVEVDLPNAEQLLKGGMFARVEVLVGKHADALQIPIDAVSRLEDAQYVYIVREGKAERVPVEIGVRDENRVEVTKGLTGSETVIVSGKDLVHDGTPVHAQPIESLPHTNPSPQEPSLSLSSKG, encoded by the coding sequence ATGCGGTCCGTCAGACGACATCCTATCGTCACGCTGGGGGTGATCATCTTTTTTGCGGTCACCGCGCTCGTCGTCTTTCGACTCAGCAGCGGGGCCAAGGTCGACTCCAAGAAAACACGGCTCATCTCCGTAGGAACAGTCACCCCGTTGAAACGTGATCTGGATATCAGGCTTGCCTATACCGCGGACATCACGCCGAATCAGGTTGTAAATATCTTCTCCCGGGTTGACGGCTATATCGCCAAGCTCTACGTCGATAAGGGAGATTTCGTCAAAGCCAACCAACTCCTGATCGAAATCGACCATACGGATTATCGGCATGCCGTGAACCAGGCCAAGGCCAATCTCGCCGCGGCGCGTGCGAAAGTCACCCAGCAGGATGCCTCAGTCCGCAACGCCAAACTGACCCTCGATCGCATGCAGGCCCTGATCAAAGAGCAGTTTGTCTCCCAGCAGGACCTGGATACCGCGCTCGTCAATTTCGACGGAGCCGTCGCCGCATTGGAATCCCTGCGCGCGCAGGTGAAGCAGATGGAAGTGGCCCTCGCGCAGGCGGAAACCAATCTGGCGTATTCGTACATTCGCGCTCCATTTGCCGGATATATCGCCGAGCGCAACCTCGACCTCGGTGCCTATGTGACGGGCGCTGCCACCAGCACTTCGACGACTTCGCGGGGCATTCTGAACCTTCACGATGTCGAAATCGTCCGCACATTGATCGAAGTCGTCGAAAAGGACGTGCCGCTCGTCCGGACCGGGCAGAAGGCAGAGGTCCGCGCGGAGGCGTATCCGCACCGCGTGTTCGAAGGCACCGTGACGCGGATTGTCCAAGCGTTGAACCGTGCGACTCGCACCATGACCGTCGAGGTGGACCTGCCGAATGCAGAACAGCTGTTAAAAGGAGGCATGTTCGCGCGTGTCGAAGTGCTCGTCGGGAAACACGCCGATGCGCTTCAGATTCCGATCGACGCCGTCAGCCGGCTGGAAGATGCGCAGTACGTCTACATCGTCCGGGAAGGAAAAGCCGAACGGGTCCCGGTGGAAATAGGGGTTCGCGACGAGAATCGCGTCGAGGTCACCAAAGGACTGACCGGATCGGAGACGGTCATCGTCTCAGGAAAAGACCTCGTTCATGACGGCACACCGGTGCACGCGCAGCCCATCGAATCGCTTCCCCACACCAACCCGTCTCCTCAGGAGCCATCCCTCTCGCTCTCATCCAAAGGATAA
- a CDS encoding DUF1499 domain-containing protein — MNRRSLTSCPSSPNCVSTQAQDEGHAIRPLNFQRSPAEAMEVLKSAIGTLPRTRLVEQDGLYLHYEFTSLLLRFVDDVEFLFDSETKTVHFRSASRVGYGDFGVNRRRMEDIRRLVAGKM; from the coding sequence ATGAACCGGCGATCACTCACCTCCTGTCCGTCAAGCCCCAATTGCGTATCGACACAGGCGCAAGACGAGGGGCATGCCATTCGTCCGTTGAATTTCCAACGGTCTCCGGCCGAAGCGATGGAGGTGCTCAAATCGGCGATTGGAACGTTGCCCCGGACACGCCTCGTAGAACAGGACGGTCTGTACTTGCACTACGAATTTACAAGCCTGCTCCTGCGATTCGTGGACGATGTGGAATTCCTTTTCGACTCCGAGACGAAAACCGTTCACTTTCGATCCGCATCGCGCGTCGGGTACGGCGATTTCGGCGTCAACCGGCGCCGCATGGAGGACATTCGGCGGCTGGTAGCGGGAAAGATGTGA
- the cfa gene encoding cyclopropane fatty acyl phospholipid synthase codes for MKHKQVIEQLLGKARVRINGMEPGDILVHNDKFYGRVLAEGSLGLGESYMDGWWDAGRLDEFFSKFHSVPLDQAVVDKHLVINALKARLFNMQNKRLSKRVAQQHYDLDSAFYEKMLGPRMQYTCAYWKRAQDLEAAQEHKLDLICRKLRLQKGDRVLELGCGWGGFAHYAATTYGCHVTAYNISAQQVAYARQWCKGLPVEIVHGDYREARGEFDKVAAIGLCEHVGYKNYRTLMQTIHRSLKRRGLCLVHTIGNNASVSTADPWFDKYIFPGGMLPSVAQLSAAMDDLLVMEDWHNFGPDYDRTLVAWQDNVDRHWEELKTSFDERFYRTWRYYLLSLAGAFRARRIHLWQIVMSKQGVLGGYEPVR; via the coding sequence ATGAAACACAAACAAGTCATCGAACAATTGCTTGGAAAAGCCAGGGTGCGGATCAACGGCATGGAGCCCGGCGACATCCTGGTGCACAACGACAAGTTTTACGGCCGCGTTCTGGCCGAGGGATCGTTGGGCTTGGGCGAGTCTTACATGGACGGGTGGTGGGACGCTGGACGCCTGGATGAATTTTTTTCGAAGTTCCACAGCGTGCCGCTGGATCAGGCCGTGGTCGACAAGCATTTGGTCATCAACGCGCTGAAGGCACGCTTGTTCAATATGCAGAACAAGCGGCTCTCGAAGAGAGTCGCTCAGCAGCATTACGATTTGGACAGCGCATTCTACGAAAAGATGCTGGGTCCGCGGATGCAGTACACCTGCGCCTATTGGAAACGGGCGCAGGACCTGGAGGCCGCGCAGGAACACAAGCTGGACCTGATCTGCAGGAAGTTGCGCCTTCAAAAAGGTGACCGGGTGCTTGAACTGGGATGCGGTTGGGGAGGGTTTGCCCACTATGCCGCGACGACATATGGATGCCACGTGACCGCATACAACATCTCGGCCCAGCAGGTTGCGTACGCCCGTCAATGGTGCAAAGGGCTTCCCGTCGAGATCGTCCACGGGGACTACCGGGAGGCTCGCGGCGAATTCGACAAAGTCGCGGCCATCGGTCTGTGCGAGCATGTCGGATACAAGAACTATCGCACGCTGATGCAGACCATTCACCGCTCGCTCAAGCGACGGGGACTCTGTCTGGTGCATACGATCGGGAACAACGCGTCGGTTTCGACAGCCGATCCCTGGTTCGACAAGTATATTTTCCCGGGCGGCATGCTGCCCTCCGTCGCGCAATTGAGTGCGGCGATGGATGATCTCCTGGTGATGGAGGATTGGCACAATTTCGGTCCGGACTATGACCGGACGCTGGTGGCCTGGCAGGACAACGTCGACCGCCACTGGGAGGAATTGAAGACGTCCTTCGACGAGCGGTTCTACCGGACGTGGCGCTACTACCTGCTGTCCTTGGCTGGCGCATTCCGCGCCCGCCGGATCCATTTGTGGCAGATCGTGATGTCGAAGCAGGGGGTGCTCGGCGGTTACGAGCCGGTGCGATAA
- a CDS encoding efflux RND transporter permease subunit translates to MWLTLLALRNRIGILMLSLAMIVLGASSLNRLPVDLFPNIQVPVAFVGVIYKGAPPLDIEQSVVYPIEKAVSSASNVEHVESFSKQGIGGVQVWFNWGADINVGQMEVMQRITQILNSLPPGILQPFIVKFDVSNIPVAFVTVASESLDERALYDLAYNTIAPQIEQIANVAAATVEGGKIRQININLDPALLNARGLSILDVVKSVKAANLILPSGDIKAGNLDYNVFTNNQFRTVEPIQDVIVKVNQQGNPVRVRDLGSVTDSSDIQTNIVRTDGKRAVYLRVNKQPIANTVGVVDALKEALPKMIGIPPGVALGISFDQSVYIRQSIQNLIEQALHGSLLAAAVILVFLRNLTSTLIISVAIPLSIMVTFIVLYFTGQTLNVFTLGGLALGIGRLVDDSIVELENIQRHLNTNSRRWEAILDAAREVAMPILASTVTTVVVFLPIFFVVGIARLLLIPLTLTIAISLFTSFFVSRTVTPALCFKFLKPEDDAHRSMPQWFVGLMMWSRDRYESLDRGYENSLRWVLVHRRVFIIGIIFIFGASLALIPKIGTEFLPVSDESQFRIVLRAPVGQRVEKTEQQVAAVERIMREQIPPHELETIVSSTGVLAQGRSSLFNPNTGPHTSVISVYLTAPDKRTRSQVEIMNDVRPKVLKLFPGVAMFFDPGGLVKRVTSFGSQKAVDVEIYGYDFENARQVIREVEGLMHRIEGLADIEVSREENYPEINVVVDREKAALLGISETDVANAVLFSLNGNGQTDPIIFTDPQNGNEYYISAWLAEEHRKDLTDIENILLTARNGEPVLLKNVASLKLNAGPVKIDRKYFQRVVHITANPVNRDLGAIADDLEAGFAQLQLPTGFNVQLAGQIQQQRETFQGLLFATILALMLVYMVMAAQFKSLVDPFIIMFSVPMGFPGVILALFLTDTTLSTTSMMGIIMMLGIVVSNGVLLVDYTNVLRRKDLALHEAVVTAGRTRLRPILMTSLATVFGLLPMAIGWGTGGETNAPLARAVVGGLSVSTLLTLFLVPTVYMILEERFPRPLPGEEPRESALQAEFPVPG, encoded by the coding sequence ATGTGGCTCACGCTGCTGGCATTGAGAAATCGGATCGGTATTCTCATGTTGTCGCTGGCCATGATCGTGCTCGGAGCATCCTCGCTCAACCGCCTGCCGGTCGATCTCTTCCCGAACATCCAGGTCCCTGTGGCCTTTGTGGGCGTCATTTATAAAGGCGCTCCCCCCCTCGATATCGAACAAAGCGTGGTTTATCCGATCGAGAAGGCCGTCAGTTCAGCTTCCAACGTCGAACACGTGGAATCATTTTCCAAACAGGGGATCGGTGGCGTCCAGGTCTGGTTCAATTGGGGCGCGGACATCAACGTGGGCCAGATGGAGGTCATGCAGCGGATCACGCAGATCCTCAATAGTCTTCCGCCTGGAATCCTCCAACCCTTTATCGTCAAGTTTGACGTCTCAAACATCCCCGTGGCGTTTGTCACGGTGGCCAGTGAGTCGCTGGACGAACGGGCGCTCTACGATCTGGCCTATAATACGATCGCCCCTCAAATAGAACAGATCGCCAACGTCGCCGCCGCGACGGTCGAGGGCGGGAAGATCCGACAAATCAACATCAACCTGGACCCCGCGCTGCTCAACGCCAGGGGACTTTCGATTCTGGACGTGGTCAAGTCCGTGAAAGCAGCCAACTTGATTCTGCCGTCGGGAGACATCAAGGCCGGGAACCTTGACTATAACGTCTTTACCAACAATCAGTTCCGCACGGTCGAGCCGATTCAGGACGTCATCGTCAAAGTCAACCAGCAGGGCAATCCCGTGCGTGTGCGGGATCTCGGGTCTGTCACGGACTCATCCGATATCCAGACCAACATCGTCAGGACCGATGGCAAACGCGCCGTCTACTTGCGGGTGAACAAACAGCCCATCGCCAATACGGTCGGGGTGGTGGATGCACTCAAGGAAGCCCTTCCCAAGATGATTGGCATTCCGCCTGGAGTCGCCCTGGGCATCTCGTTCGACCAATCCGTGTACATTCGCCAATCCATTCAGAATCTGATCGAGCAGGCGTTGCACGGCTCGCTCCTGGCGGCAGCGGTCATTCTCGTGTTCCTGCGTAACCTCACCAGCACCCTGATCATTTCGGTCGCCATTCCACTGTCGATCATGGTGACGTTCATCGTGCTGTACTTTACCGGGCAGACCTTGAATGTATTCACTTTGGGCGGGCTGGCCTTGGGCATCGGCCGCCTGGTGGACGACTCGATCGTTGAACTGGAGAATATTCAGCGCCATCTCAACACGAATTCACGTCGTTGGGAGGCGATTCTCGATGCGGCTCGCGAGGTCGCCATGCCAATCCTGGCCTCCACGGTGACGACGGTCGTCGTCTTCCTTCCGATCTTTTTCGTCGTCGGCATCGCCAGGCTGCTGCTCATCCCGCTCACCCTGACGATCGCCATTTCGCTGTTCACTTCCTTTTTCGTATCTCGCACGGTCACTCCGGCACTATGCTTTAAGTTCCTCAAACCCGAGGACGACGCCCATCGGTCCATGCCCCAGTGGTTTGTCGGTCTGATGATGTGGAGCCGCGACCGGTACGAGTCTCTCGACCGCGGATATGAAAATTCGCTCAGGTGGGTCCTCGTGCATCGGCGGGTATTCATCATTGGCATCATATTCATCTTCGGGGCATCCTTGGCCTTGATTCCGAAAATCGGGACGGAGTTTCTTCCGGTATCGGATGAAAGCCAGTTCCGCATCGTTCTCCGCGCTCCGGTGGGACAGCGGGTGGAAAAAACCGAACAGCAGGTCGCCGCAGTCGAACGGATCATGCGCGAGCAGATCCCGCCGCATGAGCTGGAGACGATCGTCTCCAGTACCGGCGTGCTGGCTCAGGGCCGCTCTTCCCTGTTCAACCCGAACACCGGTCCCCATACGTCGGTCATCTCCGTCTATCTGACGGCTCCGGACAAGCGGACACGCAGCCAGGTGGAAATCATGAACGACGTCCGTCCCAAAGTCCTCAAGCTGTTTCCTGGTGTCGCGATGTTTTTCGATCCCGGGGGGCTCGTCAAGCGCGTGACGAGCTTCGGCTCGCAGAAGGCCGTGGACGTCGAGATTTACGGTTATGATTTTGAAAATGCCCGGCAAGTCATCCGGGAGGTCGAAGGATTAATGCACCGGATCGAAGGCTTAGCCGACATCGAGGTCAGCCGGGAGGAAAATTACCCGGAGATCAACGTGGTGGTAGACCGGGAGAAGGCCGCCCTGTTGGGCATCAGTGAAACCGACGTGGCCAATGCCGTGCTGTTTTCCTTGAACGGAAACGGGCAGACCGATCCGATTATCTTCACAGACCCGCAAAACGGGAACGAATATTACATCAGCGCATGGCTCGCCGAGGAACACCGGAAGGATCTGACGGACATCGAGAACATTCTGCTGACGGCGAGAAACGGCGAACCGGTGCTGTTAAAAAACGTCGCGTCGTTGAAATTAAACGCCGGGCCGGTGAAGATCGACCGGAAATACTTTCAGCGGGTCGTTCACATCACCGCCAACCCGGTGAACCGTGATCTCGGCGCGATCGCCGATGATCTGGAGGCGGGCTTTGCCCAATTGCAACTGCCGACGGGCTTCAACGTCCAATTGGCCGGCCAGATTCAACAACAGCGTGAAACCTTTCAGGGTCTTCTGTTTGCGACCATCCTGGCGCTCATGCTTGTCTATATGGTCATGGCTGCGCAATTCAAATCCCTGGTCGATCCATTCATCATCATGTTTTCGGTTCCCATGGGATTTCCCGGTGTCATTCTCGCCCTGTTTCTGACGGACACTACCCTTTCGACTACCTCGATGATGGGAATCATCATGATGCTCGGAATCGTCGTCTCAAACGGGGTCTTGTTGGTGGACTATACCAACGTCCTGCGGCGAAAAGACCTTGCACTCCATGAGGCCGTGGTGACAGCCGGGCGGACGAGGCTTCGTCCCATCCTCATGACATCGCTGGCCACCGTCTTCGGCCTGCTTCCGATGGCCATCGGCTGGGGAACGGGAGGCGAGACGAACGCGCCACTGGCAAGGGCCGTCGTCGGAGGGTTGAGCGTCTCGACGCTTCTCACGCTGTTTCTGGTTCCGACCGTCTACATGATCTTAGAAGAGCGATTCCCCCGGCCTCTCCCTGGAGAAGAGCCCCGGGAGAGCGCTCTTCAGGCCGAATTCCCCGTCCCGGGTTGA
- a CDS encoding PilZ domain-containing protein, with protein sequence MGFKRKHSRMDVGRSGQLQRGSLSASCTVLDVSESGMRIESRMFVKTGDSLQLTIDLGRGQALSCTIQPAHVRSPRFGAKITAITVENQERLTQILDERIQRQFSSR encoded by the coding sequence GTGGGATTCAAACGTAAACATTCACGGATGGATGTCGGACGGAGCGGCCAACTGCAGAGGGGCTCGCTCTCGGCCTCCTGTACCGTTCTCGACGTCAGCGAGTCGGGGATGAGAATTGAAAGCAGGATGTTCGTCAAGACGGGAGACAGCCTCCAGTTGACCATAGATCTCGGTCGGGGGCAGGCACTGTCCTGTACGATTCAGCCTGCGCATGTCAGGTCCCCGCGCTTTGGCGCAAAAATCACGGCGATTACCGTGGAAAATCAGGAACGACTGACTCAGATCCTGGATGAACGCATCCAACGGCAATTCTCCTCACGCTAG
- a CDS encoding SCP2 sterol-binding domain-containing protein, with translation MKATNVKEFFRSLPAKLDVEAAEEVEAIYQFDLSGAQGGQYIVTIRQGTCEVTEGLHEDPHVTLSMAGEDCMKVLNGQLSGPAAAMSGRLRVSGDLGLAMQLKSLFPGVA, from the coding sequence ATGAAAGCCACCAACGTGAAAGAATTCTTTCGATCCCTCCCGGCCAAATTGGATGTCGAGGCTGCCGAGGAGGTCGAAGCGATCTATCAGTTCGATCTGAGCGGCGCGCAAGGTGGTCAGTACATCGTCACGATACGGCAGGGAACCTGTGAGGTGACCGAGGGCCTGCATGAGGATCCGCACGTCACCTTGTCGATGGCGGGAGAGGATTGCATGAAGGTGTTGAACGGTCAACTCAGCGGTCCGGCTGCCGCGATGTCGGGACGGCTCAGAGTCAGCGGCGATCTCGGCCTTGCAATGCAGCTGAAGTCGTTGTTCCCGGGTGTCGCCTGA
- a CDS encoding FAD-binding protein: MIAFEAYAEKRARAIADARNAHIGPLTLDKPTSNLFRHRPSDRGHRLDLRGFNHVIRVDEAARTADVEALTTYDDLVRETLRFNLMPAVVPQLKSITIGGAIAGIGIESTSFKYGFVHETVRELEVLLPGGTVAVADRENEYRDLFFGFPNSYGTLGYALRVVIELVPVKPFVRLTHRRYADPAQYFETMSQVCRDGAVDFVDGTMFDGRTFYLTTGEFVDQAEWLSDYTYLQMYYRSITERTTDYLTVHDYLWRWDTDWFWCSKHFLLHYSLMRRLWGKQRLNSTVYWSVWKRAHASRVAQLALGVLQGRQEAVIQDVEIPIEEAGRFATFFNEAIGIKPVWLCPVAARDPSVSYTLYPMDSRRLYVNFGFWDTVKSAHGDGHYNRMIEATVRELKGHKSLYSNSFYSRDEFDRLYNGLQYGMLKERYDPRGQFKGLYEKCVLKQ, encoded by the coding sequence ATGATAGCGTTTGAAGCGTATGCCGAAAAGCGTGCGCGAGCGATTGCGGATGCACGGAACGCCCATATCGGTCCTCTGACCCTGGACAAGCCTACCTCCAATCTATTCCGGCACCGTCCTTCAGACAGAGGACACCGTCTCGACCTGCGCGGGTTTAACCATGTGATTCGTGTCGACGAAGCAGCCAGGACGGCGGACGTCGAGGCATTGACGACCTATGATGATCTGGTGAGGGAAACACTGCGGTTCAATTTGATGCCGGCTGTCGTACCGCAGCTCAAGTCGATCACGATCGGAGGAGCGATCGCCGGCATCGGCATCGAGTCGACTTCGTTCAAATACGGTTTCGTGCACGAGACCGTGCGGGAGCTCGAGGTGCTGCTCCCCGGAGGAACGGTCGCGGTCGCCGACCGCGAAAACGAATATCGCGATCTCTTTTTCGGATTTCCCAATTCTTACGGAACGCTGGGATACGCGCTCCGCGTCGTCATTGAACTGGTGCCGGTGAAGCCGTTCGTGCGCCTCACGCACCGTCGGTATGCCGATCCGGCTCAGTATTTTGAAACCATGTCGCAGGTTTGCCGCGATGGCGCCGTGGATTTCGTGGACGGCACCATGTTCGACGGGAGGACCTTCTATCTGACCACCGGAGAGTTCGTTGATCAGGCGGAATGGCTCAGCGACTACACGTATCTGCAGATGTACTACCGGTCAATCACGGAACGGACCACCGACTACCTGACCGTGCATGACTACCTCTGGCGTTGGGACACCGATTGGTTCTGGTGTTCCAAACACTTCCTGCTGCACTATTCCCTGATGCGAAGGCTCTGGGGCAAGCAGAGACTGAACTCGACGGTGTACTGGAGCGTCTGGAAGCGTGCGCACGCCTCCCGCGTGGCACAACTGGCCTTGGGAGTGCTTCAAGGCCGGCAGGAAGCCGTCATCCAAGACGTCGAGATTCCGATTGAAGAGGCGGGGCGGTTTGCAACATTCTTCAATGAGGCGATCGGCATAAAACCGGTTTGGCTGTGTCCGGTCGCCGCCCGCGATCCCTCGGTCTCCTATACGCTGTACCCCATGGATTCACGCAGACTCTATGTGAATTTCGGTTTCTGGGACACGGTGAAGAGCGCGCATGGCGATGGGCACTACAATCGCATGATCGAAGCAACCGTCCGCGAATTAAAAGGCCACAAATCACTGTATTCCAATTCATTCTATTCAAGAGACGAGTTCGACCGGCTGTACAACGGTCTTCAGTATGGGATGCTCAAGGAGCGCTATGATCCTCGAGGACAGTTCAAGGGTTTGTATGAAAAATGTGTGCTCAAGCAATAG
- a CDS encoding DUF2914 domain-containing protein: protein MPAVFFLSGVIYDTVTLTRIDRLQDNLLLLVYILLLGIMVVLTGRLGIEPPPDRDQLAALTPFSRWVLRTRPYYPMASQFLMGGLFSAYAIFYSRSATLTGTAVFLGLLVGLLVANEFLRDRLSNLRLLISLYALVCFAFFTFFLPVITGSMNSLVFLSGAVLSAVVTSRVVHLVYRDNPDRSRREAIGVIAPAFALIGLLIGFYFMNWIPPVPLSLKFGGIYHEVKKTDGSFELSYERKWFEVWKRSDTTFPAHEPIYCFTAVFAPVALNTTVYHHWYYREKAGRAFTHADRIPVKISGGREGGYRAYTFKQQLDPGDWRVDVESEDGRIIGRVAVKVVDQPGGSPLLTTLLY, encoded by the coding sequence ATGCCCGCCGTGTTTTTCCTGTCGGGAGTGATCTACGACACGGTGACACTGACCAGAATCGACCGCCTGCAGGACAATCTTCTGCTACTGGTCTACATCCTGCTGCTGGGAATCATGGTCGTGCTGACCGGACGGCTGGGCATCGAACCACCGCCGGACCGTGATCAACTCGCTGCGTTGACACCATTTTCCCGTTGGGTCTTGCGAACCCGTCCCTACTATCCCATGGCGAGTCAATTTCTGATGGGAGGCCTGTTCAGCGCCTATGCAATTTTTTATTCGCGTAGTGCCACATTGACCGGGACTGCGGTGTTCCTGGGGTTACTCGTCGGCCTGCTGGTTGCCAATGAGTTTTTGCGTGACCGCCTCTCGAACCTTCGACTTCTGATCAGCCTGTACGCGCTCGTGTGCTTTGCGTTCTTCACCTTTTTCCTCCCCGTCATCACCGGCTCTATGAACAGTCTCGTCTTCCTCTCGGGTGCGGTTCTCAGCGCAGTGGTGACCTCGCGCGTGGTTCATCTGGTCTACCGCGATAACCCGGATCGATCACGCCGGGAAGCAATCGGCGTCATCGCGCCGGCATTCGCCCTTATCGGTCTTCTTATCGGATTCTACTTCATGAATTGGATTCCTCCCGTTCCTTTGTCTCTGAAGTTCGGGGGGATCTACCATGAGGTGAAAAAGACAGATGGGTCGTTTGAATTGTCGTATGAGAGGAAATGGTTCGAAGTCTGGAAGCGATCGGACACGACATTCCCCGCCCACGAGCCGATCTATTGTTTCACGGCGGTATTCGCTCCGGTGGCGCTCAATACGACCGTCTATCATCATTGGTACTACCGGGAGAAGGCCGGGAGGGCGTTCACGCACGCGGACCGGATCCCGGTGAAGATTTCAGGGGGTCGCGAGGGCGGCTATCGAGCCTACACGTTCAAGCAGCAGTTGGATCCCGGCGACTGGCGCGTGGACGTGGAATCGGAAGACGGGAGAATCATCGGACGGGTTGCGGTGAAGGTGGTCGATCAGCCGGGTGGGTCTCCTCTCCTGACAACTCTCTTGTATTAG